The genomic region ATCGCCGCGCTGCGCGCGCGGTCCGCTCCGGCCCGACGCCACGGCCTGCGCGACGGAGTGAAGGCGGCACCGGCCGTCGGCCCCGGACCCTGCGCCTTGTTTCGCGCCCCGCCGTCGGTTTAGATCCGGGTGCGATCATGGGACGGGGAGCGCAATCGGTGGCGACCGGCGAAAGCGGCACGGCATCGAGGCGGCAGCAGCGGGCGCACTCGCGCGCCGGCGATCTGCTCCACGCCTTCGCGGAGCTGGCCGAGGCCGCGGACTTCCTCTCTGCCGGGCGGCGCGAGGCGCTGCGCGCCGCGCTCGCCGGCATCGCCCCCGAAGCGCTCGAGGCGGACTCCGGGCAGGAGACCGGGCGCTGGCGGACGCCGCTTGCGCGCGCCGAGGCCGCGCTTTCCGCCACGGCCGAGCGGCTGGCCGCGCTTGCGAGCGAGGCGAGCGGCGTGCCCATCGACATCACGGGATATCTGGCGAGCGAGGCGAAGAACCGCGTCGTCCGCAGCGTCCTCGAGGCGGCGGACGATGCGGGGCTGCTCGCCTATTTCGAGGAGCGCAAGGCCCACGGCGAGCTTGATGCCGACGTGCTGCTGACCTGCGCCCGGCTTGGCGCCTCGCGCGTCTTCTTCGCCGCGATCGCCGCCGCGGTCGACCTCAAACTCGACGTCGAGATGGTCGCCGCCTTCATCGAGGACGGCGGCCTCGTGCTCCTCGAGCGCATGCTGCTGCGCGCCGACATCTCCGAAACCGCCCGCGAGGCGATTCTCGAGGCCTATCGCGAGGCCGAGGTCCGAGACCCGACGCGGAGCTGACCGCCCCGTTTTTGCCAGCGGCTCCCGCGGCCCTTGCTTTCCCGCCGCCGGCGGGCCACATTAGGCGGAGCGTTCCTGGGGGAGCCCCGCCGAAGGGGCTGAGAGGCCGCTGGGACCGGGCGCGCGCCCGCGAGAGCGGGTGCGGCCGGTCGGCGCGGCGACCCTTCGAACCTGACCAGGGTAGAACCTGCGAAGGGAATGGACGCGCATCGGCCGCGCGGAGCCGACACCGGCAAGATGGCGCACGAACGCCCCGCCCCGCCGCCGGAACCGATGGGCCACACCGCTTCCTCTTCGCGCCTGGTCTTCTTGCCCCATGTGCGGAAAGACAAGGAGACAGCGCCATGCCTGACAGCCTGAAGCCGATCGAGATCACCACGGGGCCCATCGCGGGCTCGCGCAAGATCTACGAGACCGGCTCGCGCCCGGACATCCGGGTGCCGTTCCGCGAGATCCCGCTGGATCCCGCAAGCGGCGAGGAGGCGGTCGTCGTCTACGACACCTCCGGCCCCTACACGGATCCCGAGGCCACCATCGACATCACCCGCGGCCTGCCGCGCATCCGCGAGGCCTGGATCCGCGAACGCGGCGATACGGAAGAATACGAAGGCCGGCCTGTCCGGCCCGAGGACAACGGCGCGGTCTCCGAGCGCTATCTCGCCCCCGAATTCCCGGTCCGCCACCGGCCGCGCAGGGCGAAACCCGGCCGGCGGCCCACCCAGCTCGAATACGCGCGCGCCGGGATCATCACGCCGGAGATGGAATTCGTCGCGATCCGCGAGAACATGAAACTCGCCAAGGCCCGCGAGCTGGCGCGCCGGGCCGGCCGGCCCTGGCGGCGCGACGGCGAGCCCTTCGGCGCCGATCTGCCGGACGAGATCACCCCCGAGTTCGTGCGCGACGAAGTGGCGGCGGGGCGCGCGATCATCCCCTCCAACATCAACCACCCCGAATCCGAGCCGATGATCATCGGCCGCAATTTCCTCACCAAGATCAACGCCAACATCGGCAATTCGGCGGTGGCCTCCAGCGTCGAGGAGGAGGTGGAAAAGCTGGTGTGGGCGATCCGCTGGGGCGCGGACACGGTGATGGATCTCTCGACGGGGCGCAACATCCACAACACCCGCGAATGGATCATCCGCAACGCGCCGGTGCCCATCGGCACGGTGCCGATCTATCAGGCGCTCGAGAAGGTCGGCGGCGATCGCCGAGGAGCTCACCTGGGAGGTCTTCCGCGACACCCTGATCGAGCAGTGCGAGCAGGGCGTGGACTACTTCACGATCCATGCCGGCGTGCGGCTCGCCTACATCCCGCTCACCGCCGATCGCGTCACCGGCATCGTCTCGCGCGGCGGCTCGATTCTGGCCAAATGGTGCCTCGCGCATCACCGCGAGAACTTCCTCTATGAGCATTTCGAGGAGATCTGCGAGATCATGGCGGCCTATGACGTCGCCTTCTCGCTCGGCGACGGCCTGCGCCCCGGTTCGATCGCGGATGCCAACGACGCGGCCCAGTTCGCGGAGCTGAAGACCTTGGGCGAGCTCACCGAGATCGCCTGGCGCCACGGCTGCCAGGTGATGATCGAGGGCCCCGGCCATGTGCCGATGCACAAGATCAGGGAGAACATGGACAAGCAGCTCGCCGCCTGCCACGGCGCGCCCTTCTATACGCTGGGCCCGCTGGTGACCGACATCGCGCCCGGCTACGACCACATCACGAGCGCGATCGGCGCGGCGATGATCGGCTGGTTCGGCACCGCGATGCTCTGCTACGTGACGCCGAAGGAGCATCTGGGGCTGCCCGACCGCGACGACGTCAAGGAAGGCGTGATCGCCTACAAGATCGCGGCCCACGCGGCCGATCTCGCCAAGGGCCACCCGGCGGCGCGGATCTGGGACGATGCCCTCTCTCGCGCGCGCTTCGCCTTCCGCTGGCGCGACCAGTTCCATCTGGCGCTGGACCCCGACCGGGCCATGGCCTTCCACGACGAGACGCTGCCCAAGGAGGCGCACAAGGTCGCCCATTTCTGCTCGATGTGCGGGCCGAAGTTCTGCTCGATGGCGATCAGCCAGGAGATCCGCGAGTTCGCGCGCATGCAGAACGAGGCGGCCGCGCCGGCGCTGGACGAGAAGGAGGCCGAAGCCGGCATGCGCGAGAAGGCGGCAGAGTTCCGCAAGAAGGGCGGCGAGATCTACGTGACGGCGGGCGAGTAGGCAGCGGGCGCGACATGGGAGTCCGGGCACAGGTCCGCAGAGGCCACGGGATCCGGCATCGAAGCTGGCGTTGCCGCCTGGGAAAAGGCGCTGAATTCCGTGACGCCGCCCGTAGAGCAGCTTGCTGCATGAAATGATTGGCGATGGTCCGCCAGGCCGTCAGGAAGACCGTTGGTGCATGGCGGCGGTTCAATTGCCGCCGCCGGGTTCCGGTTCCCTGTCGCCCCCCGCCCGCGGCGCCGTCTGGACCTTCAGCTCGAGTCCGGCGCAGGCGGCGAGTGTTGCGATGATGGCGGCCAGGTTGTCCGCGCGCGGATTGCCCTTTGCGGACAGCATGCGCATCAGACTCTTCGGCGACTTGCCAAGGCGTCGGCCGAGCTCCTCAAAGCCGATCGTGCCCTTGACGAAATCCCGCAGCATCAGCTGTGCGGTCACCGAGTCGCCTTCGAGGAAGGTTTCCAGCCCGCACGCCAGATGCTCACGCCGATATTCCTCGTCCTCACGGATGTCCTTGGCGACAAGATCCGAAAAGGAATACTCTACGAAAGATGAGGTGCCACCCGCAAGGCACGAGTTTGGGTCTACACTTCTATGAACGCAATCTCCGCTTCCGGAGACCGGCCTCATAAGACTTTTTCCGCCGTCTAGCGACATGGATATCGGCTTCCTGGGTCCGTTTCGTGCCGGCCTTCAAGATGAGCGCGTCGTTTCCTTTTCTCATAAAATAGATACGGTAGCCAGCTCCTTCCGGGATCCGCAGCTCGTAGATGCCGCCCTTCAAAGACTTGACACCGCCCATTGTATTCAGATTGTCGAAGCTTCCTCGCTCAAGCCGCGTGATTGCACGATCCACGCGCGCGCGGATTCTATTATCCAGCCCACGCCGCCATTTTTCAAATTCCTCTTTTTCAACGTAGCTTACTGAAACCGGCATTCACAATTGCCTTTCGCAGGTAACATAAATGTTACCGTATGTCAATTGCCTTCCTGCCGCTCCGTCGCTCCTTGCTCGCTGACAGCTCCCGGCACAATCTCCCAGCCTTGGGTCCGCCCCAGTGTTCTGAAGTGGGGCGAGTGGGAAAGAGCTGCGGACAGGGTCGCCACCTTGTTCTTGCCGCCCACGCTGAGTCCCCGCTCCTCCAGCCGCTCGACAATTTCGCGCGTCGGCAGCGGGCGCCCCTCTTCAGCCAGAATCCGCCAGCAGGCCTCAAGCAGCTGCCGCGTCCTCTCGCGCACATTGCGGAATTCCGGGATGTGCGCGGCAACGCCGCCTTCCGCCCCGAGCCACCCTGTCTTCTGAGCGCCTGAAGAGTTTCCGCTTCCTTCCTCCGCCTCGAATGTCGCCAGAAGCTCCTGCAGCGCCCTGAGTCGCTTCTCCTTCAGCTCCAGCTCCCGCCTGAGGCGCGCGACCTCCTCTGTGAGCTGCTGCGCCGACCTCTGTGCCGCGTCGCGAAGCACTTCTCTGTCAATCCCGTTCCGACTCATGTGAAATCTCCTTTCTTCCACATATCGCCTGCGATTCGTTAACCATCATGCCCACCTTTCCACGAATTGTCAAGTGTCACGTGTGATCCCGCAAACGCATAACTGCGGTGTGACAGAGGAAAGATGCGCACGAGAACAAGGCTTTGTCAAGACCGCCAATGAAGAACTCTGTCTGCGCATGAGGGGAGTTGCCCGAGCACCGGCGGACATGTCGAGTCAGGCGGCCGCTAGCACCACGACGGCCGCCGGATTCGCGCAGATGTCAGCGTTCAAGAATCGGGTCGCGTCGCCAGGGACCGATGTCGACAGCCCTCCGGTGGCGCGGGCGGACGATCAGCGCGCGGGGTGCGGAGGCCCGTGCGAGAATGCACCCGCCACCAGGATTATGCATGCGACGGGTTTTTTGTCGCTGGTAACGATGAATCGCCGTCCGAATCGGACTGCGGCCAGCGCATGCAAGAAGCGGCGATCGGCCCGCTCGACGCCGATACACTCCGCATCGTCACGCACGGCCTGCACACGCGGCAGTTCGTTTCGTCATTTGTCTTCGATTTACGACACGCGGAGAGCTGACGCACCCGCCGCGCAAACCTCACAACGGAATGTTGTCGTGCTTCTTCCAGGGGTTTTCGAGCTTCTTCGTGCGCAGGAAGCGCAGCGCGCGGCAGATGCGCCGGCGCGTGGAATGCGGCATGATCACCTCGTCGATGAAGCCGCGGGAGGCGGCGACGAAGGGATTGGCGAAGAGCTTCTCGTATTCCGCCTGATGCCGCGCGAGCTTTTCGGGATCGTCCCTGTCCGCGCGGTAGAGGATCTCGACGGCGCCCTTGGCTCCCATCACCGCGATCTCGGCGGTCGGCCAGGCGTAGTTGATGTCGCCGCGCAGATGCTTGGAGCTCATCACGTCATAGGCCCCGCCATAGGCCTTGCGGGTGATCACGGTCACCTTCGGCACCGTCGCCTCGCCAAAGGCGAACAGCAGCTTCGCCCCGTGCTTGATGATGCCGCCGTATTCCTGCGCCGTGCCGGGCAGAAACCCGGGCACGTCCACGAAGGTGATGATGGGGATGTTGAAGCAGTCGCAAAACCGCACGAAGCGCGCCGCCTTCTTCGATGAGTCGATGTCCAGACAGCCGGCCAGCACCATCGGCTGGTTCGCGACGATGCCCACCGTGCGCCCCTCCATGCGCGCGAAGCCGATGATGATGTTGGGCGCGTGATTGGGCTGCAGCTCGAAGAAGTCGCCCTCGTCCACGACCTTCTCGATCACCTCGCGCATGTCGTAGGGCTTGTTGGGGTTCGAGGGCACGACGGTATCCAGCGACGGCTCCTCGCGGTCGGGCTTGTCGAAGGTGAAGCGCTCGGGCGGATCCTCGCGGTTCGACAGCGGCAGGAAGTCGAACAGCCGGCGGGTCGCGATCAGCGCCTCGATGTCGTGCGCGAAGGCGTTGTCGGCCACCGAGGACTTCGTCGTGTGGGTGACGGCGCCGCCCAGCTGCTCGTGGGTGACGATCTCGCCGGTCACCGTCTTCACCACGTCGGGGCCGGTCACGAACATGTAGGAGGTGTTCTTGACCATGAAGATGAAGTCGGTCATGGCCGGCGAGTAGACCGCACCGCCCGCGCACGGCCCCATGATCACCGAGATCTGCGGGATCACGCCGGAGGCCAGGATGTTGCGCTGGAAGACCTCCGCATAGCCGGCCAGTGAGGCCACGCCCTCCTGGATGCGCGCGCCCCCCGAATCGTTGAGGCCGATGACGGGCGCCCCCGTCTTCATCGCCATGTCCATGATCTTGCAGATCTTCTGGGCATGCGTTTCGGACAGCGAGCCGCCGAAGACGGTGAAATCCTGGCTGAAGACGTAGACCGGCCGGCCGTTGATGGTGCCCGAGCCCGTGACCACGCCGTCGCCCGGTATCCGCTGGGCGCCCATGCCGAAGTCGTGGCAGCGGTGCTCCACGAACATGTCGTATTCCTCGAAGCTGCCGGGATCGAGCAAAACGTCGAGCCGCTCGCGCGCGGTGAGCTTGCCCTTCGCGTGCTGGGCGGCGATCCGCTTCTCGCCGCCGCCGAGCCGCGCCTTTGCGCGACGGACCTCGAGCTGTTCCAGAATCTGCTTCATGGCACCCTCACGCTTCCACCCTTGCCGGCCCGCGCAAGCGCCGCGGCCGCGTGCCGGGCGCTTCGCGCCCGTCTGCCCGTCTATCAGGCGGACGCCGGGCGGAAAACCCTCTTCGGCAGGCCGCTCCGATCAGCGGGACCGGCGCGCAAGCCGTTTGCACCGGCTGCCGGCCGGACGCATGATGGCGCCATGACGGACGAACGCGGACGCGATGCACGCGAACGCCGCTTTCTGCTCCTGGCTCCCCGCCATCTGAAGGCGGGACTCGCGGGCGCAGGCGTACTGAGCCTTGCGGGCGCGGGCGCGGCGGCACTCACGGCCGACATCCGGCCCGCCCTTGCCGGACTTGCGGCCGGAATCGTCGTGGTCGTCCTCGCGCTCGTCCTCGCAAGCCTGCGCAGCCTGCGCGAGGACGGCAATCCGCCGCCCGGCTAGCCGCCGGTGGCGAAGCTGCGCACGAGGCTTCCGGCGACGAGATTCCAGCCGTCCACCAGCACGAAGAAGATCAGCTTGAAGGGCAGCGAGATCAGCACCGGCGGGAGCATCATCATGCCCATCGACATCAGGATCGAGGCGATCACGAGATCGATGACGATGAAGGGCACGTAGATCAGGAAGGCGATCTCGAAGGCGCGTTTCAGCTCGCTCAGCATGAAGGCGGGGATGAGCGCCGTCAGCGGCACCGCTTCCGGCGTCTCGGGCCGGGGGTTTTGCGCGAGCGATAGGAACAGCCCCAGATCCTGCTCGCGCACATGCGCCAGCATGAAGCGGCGGAAGGGCTGGACCGCCGCCTCCAGCGCCGCCTGCTGATCCACCTCCTCCGTCATCATGGGCTGGATGCCCTCCTCCCACGCCTGCTCGAAGGTGGGCGCCATGATGTAGCCGGTCAGAAACAGCGCGAGCGAGATCAGCACCACATTCGGCGGCGTCTGCTGTGTGCCGAGCGCGCTGCGCAGAAGCGAGAAGACGACGATGAGCCGCGTGAAAGACGTCATGACGACGAGGATGGACGGCGCGAGCGCGAGCACGGTGACGATCAGGAAGAGCTGGACGACGCGCGCCGTCACCGTCGCCCCGCTGCCGAGATCGATGGTGATCGCCTGGGCCGCGGCCGGCTCGGCGCCGAACCCGAGCAGCGCCGCCGCCAGCGTGAGCGCAGCCAGCGCCGCCGCCTTCGCCGACAGCCGCCATCCGGCCCTCATGTCGCCTCGCCTTCCGCTCGCGCCGCGGCGGCCGCGGCGGGCCTGCTGGCGACGACGGTGTCGCCCGCCGGACCCAGCAGCAGCAGATGCTCGCTTTCGCCATAGGCGATGCGCACGAGCTGATGCCGCAGCCCCAGCCGGCGCGTCTCCAGCACCCGCAGCGCCTCGCTGCCGCCATCGGTCCGCACGCCCGGCTGCAGGCCGCCGGGCAGCCGCCTCAGCCCGAAGGCCAGCAGCGCGATGAGCCCCAGCACGAGGGCCAGCGCCGCCAGCGCCCTGATGACCATCTCGACGTCCATCGCCCGCCGCACCTTCCGGCCCGAACCCCGCGATCCACGGCCAGAGCAAAGCCGGTTACGGTAAAAAAAGCATTAAGGCGCACGAGACGGGGTTAACGGCGGCGGCCAAAGTGGCACGATTCCTGCTTCACACGAGTTGACGCGCCCGCCGGCCGGCAAGGCCTGCCGGGCCCCGAAAAACGCCCGAACGGCGCGGGCCGCCCGGCAAAAATGGCCGCCTCTTTACCGGCTGTTAAGATCCGGCGGCCAGCATGGCTGCGCGGGCCGGCCGCGGAAACGGGAAAGCGCAAACCATGGCGGTTCAGAACATCGCGCTTCTGGAAGCGATCAAGAGCAGGATGGGCTGGCTTGCCCGCTACGAGAAGCTGCTGGCGCAGAACATCGCCAATGCCGACACCCCAGGCTACAAGGCCCAGGGCCTCGCGCGGCCGGATTTCAGCGCGCTGCTGGAGCGGGTCGGCGCGACGGCGCCGCGCCGTGACGACATCGTGACGGCCAGCGTGCGCCCTGTTGCGCTGCTCGCCACCGACCCGTCGCATTTCGGGGTGCGGCTTGCGGCCGGTGGCGACGCCGGCCCGGCGGATCCGGTGAGCACGGAGCCCAAGCCCAACGGCAACACGGTGGATCTCGAATCCGAGCTCATCGAGGTCGGCAGGACGCAGATGGACTACGGCCTGATGGTGGAGCTCTATCGCAAGCAGCTCGGCTTCCTGCGTCTTGCGCTGGGGCGCGGCGGCGGGCGCTAGGGTGATGCGGGACTGAAGGGGAGCGGCCGAGATGGACATGGAACTGCAGAAGGCGATGGCGGTCTCGGTGGCCGGCCTCAAGGCGCAGAGCCTGCGCATGCGGGTGATCGCCGAAAACATCGCCAATCAGGATTCCGAGGCCACGGCCCCCGGCGTCGATCCCTATCGGCGCAAGCGGATCATCTTCAAGAACGAGCTGGACCGGGCGCTGGGCGTGGAAAAGGTGACGGTCCAGAAGGTGGTGGTGGACCAGAAGCCCTTCCAGCGCCGCTACGATCCGGGCCACCCGGGAGCCGGGCCCGACGGCTTCGTCACCGTCACCAATGTCGAGGGCATGATCGAGACGATGGATCTGCAGCAGGCCCAGCGCAGCTATCAGGCCAATCTGAACGCGATCGAGGCGGCGAAGGCGATGATGCGCCGCACCCTCGACCTGCTGCGCTAGCCGGCGATCCGCGACCGGCAGGCAAGGAGGAGCTGAGCGATGGACATGCGCGCACTCGATGCCGTGCGGGCCTATGGCGCAAGCCTCGCCCGTCTTGACGATGCGGCGGCGCCGGAGCGGGCGGCCGGTTCCGCACCGGGTGGCAGGGGCGGATTTGCCGAGATGGTCGAATCCCTGGCCGGTTCGGCCGTGGGCGCGCTGAACGAGGCGGAGAAGGTCTCGGCGCTCGCGGTCGCGGGCAAGGCCGATCTCGTGGACGTGACGACGGCGATCGCCAATGCCGAGATGGTGCTCGAGACGGTGTCCACCGTGCGCGACCGCGTGCTCCAGGCCTATCAGGACATCATGCGCATGCCGATCTGATCGGCGCGGCGGCGGGCGGCAAGGGACGTGTCATGAACGGAGCCGATGTCCTCGACATCGCCCGCGAGGCGATCTGGACCCTGATCCTGGTGGCCGGTCCGGTGATGGCCATCGGCCTCGTCGTCGGGCTCGTCATCGCGCTCTTCCAGGCGCTCACCCAGATCCAGGAGATGACGCTCACCTTCGTGCCGAAGATCGTGGCGATCTTCCTCTCGCTCCTGCTCCTTCTGCCCTTCATGGGCCAGGCGATGCAGCACCTGATGACGCAGCTCGTCGACCGCATCGCCACGGGAGGTTGACGGGCGATGCCGGACTTCGGATTGCCCGATCAGATCTTCCACTTCTTTCTCGTGCTCGCGCGCATCGGCGCGATCTTCGCCGTCGCGCCGGCGCTGGGCGAGGCGCAGATCCCGATGCGCATCCGGGCGGCGCTGGCGCTCGCCGTCTCGCTCCTGCTGCTGCCGGTGGTGACGGACCGCCTGCCGGCGCTGCCGGAGGGGGCGGGGATGCTCGCCTGGCTCATCGGGCGCGAAAGCCTGATCGGGCTGATGCTGGCGGGTGCGGCGCGGCTCATCCTCTCCGCGCTGCACGTCGCCGGCACGGTCGTCGCGTTTCAGGCGGGGCTCGCATTCACCCAGCAGTTCGATCCCACCCAGGGCACGCAGAGCGCGGTCACTGCGAGCTTCATGACCTTCCTCGGGATCACCCTCATCTTCGCCACCGATCTGCATCATCTCGTGATCGCGGCCGTTTTCGGCTCGTACGACCTGCTGCCCGCGAGCGGACCGCTGCCGGCGGGGGACTTCGCGGATCTCGTCACCCGTCTCGTCGCGATCAGCTTCACGCTCGGTCTCAAGCTCGCCGCCCCCTTCCTGGTGTTCGGCATCGTCTTCAACCTCGGCATGGGGCTGCTCGCACGGGTGATGCCGCAGCTGCCGGTCTTCTTCGTGGCGCTGCCGGCCAACATTCTGCTGTCCTTCGTGATCCTGCTCATCGTCCTGCCGGCGATGATGCTGGTCTTCATGGACGCCTTCGCGGACGCCATCAGGATGCTGAGCGGCGGCTAGGAGCGGGGAGATGGCCGAGGAACAGGACGACTCGCAGAAGACGGAGGAGCCGACGCCGCGAAAGCTCGAAGAGGCGGCCAAGCGCGGCGAGTTCGCCCATTCCATCGAGCTCAAGCACTGGCTGCTGCTCTTCGGCGGTGCCGTCGCCTGGCTCGTGGTCGGCGCGCCGATCACGCGGGGGCTGTTGACGGCCGGCCGCGGCTTTCTCGACCATGCCGGCGACCTGCCGGTGGATGCCGGTCTCGCGCGGCTGCTGGCGGAAGGGCTGGCCGCCGTGTTCTGGCCGGTGCTGGGCTTCCTGGGGATGCTGCTCGTCGTCGGCATCGCGTCCAACCTCTTGCAGCACCGCCCCGTCTTCACCTTCGAGAAGATGAAGCCCTCACCCGACAAGATCTCGCCTCTCCAGGGCGCAAGGAGGCTGTTCTCGGCCGAGCGCGTCGCCGATTTCCTGAAGAGCCTCTTCAAGCTCGCGGTCATCGGCGGGATCGCGGTGCTGGTGCTGTGGCCGGAGATCGATGCCATCGAGGGGGCGGTGAACCTGCCGCTCGTCGGCACGCTCGCCCTCGTCGAGCGGCTGTCGGTCAAGGTCGTCGCCGCGGTCGTGGCGACCATGGCGGTGATCGCCGTCGCCGACTATCTCTTCCAGCGCCACCGCTTCCTCCAGCGCATGCGCATGACCCGCCAGGAACTCAAGGACGAGTTCAAGCAGATGGAGGGCGACCCGCAGGTAAAGGCGCGCATCCGCCAGGTGCGGCAGGAGCGCGCGCGCAGGCGCATGATGGCGAAGGTTCCGCAGGCCGACGTGGTGGTCACCAACCCGACGCACTACGCCGTCGCCCTCGAGTACAAGCATGGCCGGATGGAGGTGCCGGTGGTGGTCGCCAAGGGCGTGGACGCCGTGGCGCTGCGGATCCGCGCGCTGGCCGAAGAGCACGGGATCCCGATCGTCGAGAATCCACCGCTTGCCCGCGCGCTCTACGAGTCGGTCGATCTTGATGCGGAGATCCGGCCGGAGCACTATCAGGCGGTTGCCGAGGTCATCGGTTTCGTGATGCGGCTCGCGCGCAGGCGCTCCTGGCGCCTCGACGGCGGTCGGGCCGGACGGCCGCACTGAGCGGCCGCGTGCCGGCGGAGGCGCGCACCGGCGCGCGGGCGACAGCCGGCGGCGAAGGAAAGTGGCGCAGGTGGCTTTTCCGGAGAACGGTGAGACGGGGATCGACGACCGCCGCCTGGCGGAGGCGCTCGTCGCCTTGCTGGCGGGGCTTCTCGTCGGATTCGTCGCGCTCGCCGCCGGGCTCGTGACCGGCATGGCCGCACTCGGCGGCGCGGCATCCGTCGTCGCCGCGCTTGCGGGTCTCGCCTTCGCGGCAAGCCGGCTGTGGCCTGCGAAGACTTCCCGGGCGCCGGTTCCGCCGGCGCACATCCCGGAGCCCGCCGCGGTTTCCGGGAAACCGGAAGACGCCGCCGATCACGCCGCCACTCCGGCGCCCGCCCCCCCGCTTGCGGAAGAAGCCGCCCCGGCCGCATGGACCGGAGACGCCGAGAGGCTGGCGCAGCTCCTCTTCCGCCATGCGCCGCTGGGACTCGCCCTGTTGGACCACGAGGGGCGGATCGAGATGGCCAATCCCCGCTTCGCTCAGGCCTTCGGCGGGGAGGAGGCGCAAGGCCGCCCCCTGCTCCAGCTTGTCGGCGAAGCCGCGCGCGGAGAGCTTGCCGGCGCTCTCGAGGCCCGTCGGAGCGCCACGATCGAGATCCCCCTCAGCCGCGACGGCCGGCGCAGCGCCGAACTTCATCTCACCCCGGTCGCCCGGGACGGCCGCGCGGTCTTCCTCGCCCAGCTCGTCGACGTGACCCGCCACAAGCGTCTCGAGCAGCAGTTCGTGCAGGCCCAGAAGATGCAGGCCGTCGGCCAGCTCGCCGGCGGGGTCGCCCACGACTTCAACAATCTGCTCACCGCCATCATCGGCTTCTGCGATCTGCTGCTCCAGCGCCACGGTCCGGGCGATCCGTCGTTCGCCGACATCATGCACATCAAGCAGAACGCGAACCGGGCGGCGAACCTCGTGCGCCAGCTTCTCGCCTTCTCGCGCCAGCAGACTCTGCGCCCCAAGGTGCTGCTGGTCTCCGACGTGATCTCGGACCTCGCCAATCTGCTGCGGCGCCTCATCGGTGAGACGATCACCCTCGAGATCGAGCACGGCCGCGACGTCGGCGCGATCCGGGTGGACCAGGGCCAGATCGAGCAGGTGATCATCAATCTCGCCGTCAACGCCCGCGACGCCATGCCGGACGGCGGCCGGCTCACCATCCGCACGCGGCGCATCCATGCCGATGACGGGATATTCGCGCGCTACGATGTCATGCCGCCCGGGGAATACGCGCTGATCGAGGTCGCGGACACGGGCGTCGGCATCCCGGAAGAGCATCTCGACAAGATCTTCGAGCCCTTCTTCACGACCAAGGAGGTGGGCAAGGGCACGGGGCTCGGGCTGTCCACCGTCTACGGCATCGTCAAGCAGACGGGCGGCTACATTTTCGTGGAAAGCCGGGTCGGCAAGGGGACCACCTTCCGCCTGTTCCTGCCCAGCCATCAGGAGGCGCCGGCCGAACGCGAGCGGTCCGAAAGCGAGCGGGCGGTGCGCGATCTGACCGGACGCGAGACGATCCTGCTCGTCGAGGACGAGGACGCGGTGCGCCTGTTCGCGAAGCGTGCCCTGCACAACAAGGGCTACCGCGT from Rhodothalassiaceae bacterium harbors:
- the flhB gene encoding flagellar biosynthesis protein FlhB — encoded protein: MAEEQDDSQKTEEPTPRKLEEAAKRGEFAHSIELKHWLLLFGGAVAWLVVGAPITRGLLTAGRGFLDHAGDLPVDAGLARLLAEGLAAVFWPVLGFLGMLLVVGIASNLLQHRPVFTFEKMKPSPDKISPLQGARRLFSAERVADFLKSLFKLAVIGGIAVLVLWPEIDAIEGAVNLPLVGTLALVERLSVKVVAAVVATMAVIAVADYLFQRHRFLQRMRMTRQELKDEFKQMEGDPQVKARIRQVRQERARRRMMAKVPQADVVVTNPTHYAVALEYKHGRMEVPVVVAKGVDAVALRIRALAEEHGIPIVENPPLARALYESVDLDAEIRPEHYQAVAEVIGFVMRLARRRSWRLDGGRAGRPH